In a genomic window of Vigna angularis cultivar LongXiaoDou No.4 chromosome 6, ASM1680809v1, whole genome shotgun sequence:
- the LOC108341777 gene encoding uncharacterized protein LOC108341777 isoform X2 has protein sequence MGGGNQEALKQLQSLMENVDEQLKNTFQNMHQGYPAETLIRFLKARDWHVAKAHKMLSDCLNWRVENEIDKVLTKPIPADLYRAIRDSQLIGMSGYSKEGLPVIAVGVGLSTYDKASDKYYIQSHIQINEFRDRVILVVKPLLQERTRRKIQVLQGCGKEELLKVMDYASLPHFCRKEDSKSSKHNASGNIENCFSFNHVFHQQLYNHIKHQAIVMESISPPIRQGSFYVDIPEPDPDDAKIAKTIETEFHKLENQKNGFTNSRNGVTVNGHRNTSY, from the exons ATGGGTGGTGGAAATCAAGAGGCTCTCAAGCAGTTGCAGTCCCTGATGGAAAATG TGGATGAGCAGCTGAAGAACACATTTCAG AACATGCACCAAGGTTATCCAGCTGAAACATTAATACGGTTTCTCAAAGCAAGGGATTGGCATGTTGCCAAAGCTCATAAAATG TTAAGTGATTGTTTGAACTGGAGAGTGGAAAATGAGATTGACAAAGTTTTAACG AAGCCTATTCCTGCGGATTTGTATAGAGCCATACGGGATTCTCAGCTCATAGGAATGTCTGGTTACTCTAAGGAG GGTCTACCGGTCATTGCTGTTGGTGTTGGGCTCAGTACATATGATAAAGCTTCT GACAAATACTATATACAATCACACATTCAAATCAATGAATTTAGGGATCGAGTGATCTTG GTTGTAAAGCCTCTTTTGCAAGAAAGAACAAGGAGGAAAATCCAGGTGCTTCAAGGTTGCGGGAAGGAGGAATTACTGAAG GTAATGGACTATGCATCCCTCCCACACTTCTGCAGAAAAGAAGATTCCAAGTCATCCAAACATAATGCATCAGGAAACATTGAAAATTGTTTCTCCTTCAATCATGTTTTCCACCAACAACTCTACAATCACATCAAGCATCAAGCTATCGTTATGGAGTCAATCTCACCTCCAATCAGACAAGGGTCCTTCTATGTGGACATTCCAGAGCCAGACCCGGATGATGCCAAAATAGCCAAAACCATAGAAACTGAGTTCCACAAATTGGAGaatcagaaaaatggcttcaccAACTCACGAAATGGTGTTACAGTCAATGGCCATCGAAATACAAGCTACTAA
- the LOC108341777 gene encoding SEC14 cytosolic factor isoform X1 — protein sequence MGGGNQEALKQLQSLMENVDEQLKNTFQNMHQGYPAETLIRFLKARDWHVAKAHKMLSDCLNWRVENEIDKVLTKPIPADLYRAIRDSQLIGMSGYSKEGLPVIAVGVGLSTYDKASDKYYIQSHIQINEFRDRVILPTASRKHERYLGTCVKVLDMTGLKFSALNQLRLLTAISTIDDLNYPEKTDTYYIVNAPYVFSACWKVVKPLLQERTRRKIQVLQGCGKEELLKVMDYASLPHFCRKEDSKSSKHNASGNIENCFSFNHVFHQQLYNHIKHQAIVMESISPPIRQGSFYVDIPEPDPDDAKIAKTIETEFHKLENQKNGFTNSRNGVTVNGHRNTSY from the exons ATGGGTGGTGGAAATCAAGAGGCTCTCAAGCAGTTGCAGTCCCTGATGGAAAATG TGGATGAGCAGCTGAAGAACACATTTCAG AACATGCACCAAGGTTATCCAGCTGAAACATTAATACGGTTTCTCAAAGCAAGGGATTGGCATGTTGCCAAAGCTCATAAAATG TTAAGTGATTGTTTGAACTGGAGAGTGGAAAATGAGATTGACAAAGTTTTAACG AAGCCTATTCCTGCGGATTTGTATAGAGCCATACGGGATTCTCAGCTCATAGGAATGTCTGGTTACTCTAAGGAG GGTCTACCGGTCATTGCTGTTGGTGTTGGGCTCAGTACATATGATAAAGCTTCT GACAAATACTATATACAATCACACATTCAAATCAATGAATTTAGGGATCGAGTGATCTTG ccAACAGCTTCAAGGAAGCATGAACGGTACCTTGGCACCTGTGTGAAAGTCTTGGACATGACTGGTTTAAAGTTTTCAGCATTGAACCAATTGAGG TTGTTGACTGCTATATCCACAATAGATGACTTGAACTACCCGGAAAAGACAGACACATACTATATTGTTAATGCACCATATGTATTCTCTGCATGTTGGAAG GTTGTAAAGCCTCTTTTGCAAGAAAGAACAAGGAGGAAAATCCAGGTGCTTCAAGGTTGCGGGAAGGAGGAATTACTGAAG GTAATGGACTATGCATCCCTCCCACACTTCTGCAGAAAAGAAGATTCCAAGTCATCCAAACATAATGCATCAGGAAACATTGAAAATTGTTTCTCCTTCAATCATGTTTTCCACCAACAACTCTACAATCACATCAAGCATCAAGCTATCGTTATGGAGTCAATCTCACCTCCAATCAGACAAGGGTCCTTCTATGTGGACATTCCAGAGCCAGACCCGGATGATGCCAAAATAGCCAAAACCATAGAAACTGAGTTCCACAAATTGGAGaatcagaaaaatggcttcaccAACTCACGAAATGGTGTTACAGTCAATGGCCATCGAAATACAAGCTACTAA